Proteins encoded within one genomic window of Gloeobacter kilaueensis JS1:
- a CDS encoding RrF2 family transcriptional regulator: protein MELSAKSEYALLAMLQLALGHNKGEPMQIKEIAQCQCIPDRYLEQLLADLRRHGLVKSQRGARGGYLLAREPFAINLLEIVQCIEGQEEREVPSNCTIEAALVRDVWAESRQAAEQVLKNYSLQKLCELHDRRQSTVMYYI, encoded by the coding sequence GTGGAACTTTCCGCTAAAAGTGAATATGCATTGCTCGCGATGTTGCAACTGGCCCTGGGCCACAACAAGGGTGAGCCGATGCAGATCAAAGAAATTGCCCAGTGCCAGTGCATTCCCGACCGCTACCTCGAGCAGCTGCTCGCTGACCTGCGCCGCCACGGCCTGGTCAAGTCGCAGCGCGGCGCGCGGGGCGGTTACCTGCTCGCCCGCGAGCCTTTTGCGATCAACCTGCTTGAAATTGTCCAGTGCATCGAAGGGCAGGAAGAAAGGGAAGTGCCGAGTAACTGCACGATCGAGGCGGCGCTGGTGCGCGATGTCTGGGCCGAATCGCGCCAGGCTGCCGAGCAGGTGCTCAAAAACTATTCGCTGCAAAAGCTCTGCGAACTGCACGACCGCCGCCAGAGCACCGTCATGTACTACATCTAA